A genomic segment from Coregonus clupeaformis isolate EN_2021a unplaced genomic scaffold, ASM2061545v1 scaf5580, whole genome shotgun sequence encodes:
- the LOC123490923 gene encoding obscurin-like codes for MCGDQKTTASLNVKAQPVTFKQKLGNQEAEEGGSVTLHCELSKSGVPVEWRKGTQVLKSGEKYQIKQKESVSELLISKVVPEDSGDYSCMCGDQKTTASLKIKGGGSVTLHCELSKPGVPVEWRKGTQVLKSGEKYQMKQKESVSELMISKVVPEDSGDYSCMCGDQKTTASLNVKAQPVTFKQKLGNQEAEEGGSVTLHCELSKSGVPVEWRKGTQVLKSGEKYQMKQKESVRELLISKVVPEDSGDYSCMCGDLKTTASLKIKALKPSAPPVTPKQEEPQKEEAKKEEDPKPPSPVVIPEQETKKQEVLKAAPPVVPKEEACEAEVKDCGGSP; via the exons ATGTGTGGAGACCAGAAGACTACAGCCAGTCTCAATGTTAAGG CCCAACCTGTTACATTCAAACAAAAGCTGGGGAATCAGGAGGCTGAAGAGGGGGGCAGTGTTACCCTGCACTGTGAGCTCTCTAAATCTGGGGTCCCTGTGGAATGGAGGAAGGGAACACAGGTGCTGAAGTCTGGAGAAAAATACCAGATTAAGCAGAAAGAATCTGTGAGTGAACTCCTGATCAGCAAAGTAGTACCAGAGGACAGTGGAGACTACAGCTGTATGTGTGGAGACCAGAAGACTACAGCCAGTCTCAAGATTAAGG GAGGGGGCAGTGTTACCCTGCACTGTGAGCTTTCTAAACCTGGGGTTCCTGTGGAATGGAGGAAGGGAACACAGGTGCTGAAGtctggagaaaagtaccagatgAAACAGAAAGAATCTGTGAGTGAACTCATGATCAGCAAAGTAGTACCAGAGGACAGTGGAGACTACAGCTGTATGTGTGGAGACCAGAAGACTACAGCCAGTCTCAATGTTAAGG CCCAACCTGTTACATTCAAACAAAAGCTGGGGAATCAGGAGGCTGAAGAGGGGGGCAGTGTTACCCTGCACTGTGAGCTCTCTAAATCTGGGGTCCCTGTGGAATGGAGGAAGGGAACACAGGTGCTGAAGtctggagaaaagtaccagatgAAACAGAAAGAATCTGTGCGTGAGCTCCTGATCAGCAAAGTAGTACCAGAGGACAGTGGAGACTACAGCTGTATGTGTGGAGACTTGAAGACTACAGCCAGTCTCAAGATTAAGG CTCTGAAGCCTTCAGCTCCTCCAGTAACTCCCAAACAGGAAGAGCCACAGAAGGAGGAGGCCAAAAAGGAAGAAG ATCCAAAGCCACCATCTCCTGTAGTCATCCCAGAACAGGAGACCAAAAAGCAAGAAG TTCTAAAGGCTGCTCCTCCTGTTGTCCCCAAAGAAGAGGCCTGTGAAGCTGAAGTCAAAGACTGTGGTGGAAGCCCATG